In Setaria italica strain Yugu1 chromosome I, Setaria_italica_v2.0, whole genome shotgun sequence, the genomic window AGAGATCTGATTGAGAGAATCACTCCCATGATTGGCACATCTGCAGGGGATAATGTTGCAAGATCAGGACCGCTGTTACATGGCAAATCTGAACTTTGCAGTCGCCTTGAGCAACTGGTTCAGGTGTGTCATGATCTACTGCATGGGAAAGCTAAACTTGAAAAGTTCATCGACGAGGTTTGCCTGATCCTGAAGTACATTGTGGAACAATATTTATCGAACCAAGATCTATCTGACACCGCGGATAGTGATGAAAAGAATTTTGATGAGGATAAGTCACCAGGTACAGTCAACACAGAAGGTAAACAGGACATCCAAattgcagaagcagcagcaactcCAGATATTCAGAAAGAAGCACAGGAAGGACCAAATCAGCCAGCTGAAGACCATATAATGGCCACTCATCAAGAGAAGCTGGATGAAGAACTCGCACTAGTTGTACTTGCTCAGGATGACAATATCCTGCCGGGCAGAAAATCAGCCTGTTGTGAGATAGAAAGGTGGATGATAAGTTTGCTACAtggatttcttttcttttccccttaaaaaaactcgtttcaaatttttttaaataaaactgATGCATATTCTTTGTCGTGCAGTACTGCTGCTGAGGCAAGTGTGCAACATTGTGCAGCTCAAGAGGAAAGTCATTTGGCAACAGTAAGTTACCCTGTTCTTGCAATACATTTTTACAGAAAAAATAGTAAAAGAATTGCAGGTTACAATTTTCAGCGTGTCATCAGGAACTGAATTCACAACATCTGCACTCCCTGCAGGACTCGGAGATTCTCGCAGCAGCTGACAAACTCGCCGAGTGCCAGGAGACTATCACGATTCTGAGCAAGCAGCTGCAGGCTCTGAAGGTCCCAACAACTTCATCAGGTCCTCTCGATGGCTCCATCTGCAACCCCAGGCCGAGCTCGGCGAAGTCCGACTACAAGCCGCAGTCGCTCGCGAGCATCCTCGCCGAGGAGTTCGCCTGCGCTGAGGGCTCCAGATCTCCTACTACGCCCAAACAGGAGCagttaaagaaagaagaagaagaggtttATGCAACAAAAATGAGGAGCACGGCACAGGGGCAGAAAAACGCCGGCGCTGACGACGAGGAATCGACACAGGTAGTCGTCCATCCGGTGTTCGCCGAGGCGCGGAAGGAAGACGAAGCTTCGGCTGATccgaagaggaagaagaagcgaaGTCAGAGCCTGCTGGGCAGGATCATCTTCAGAAAGAAAGTGGAAGGCTGAAGCTGCAGAAGATGAAGTCAACATGGTGAATGgtgagctgctgctggtgctgcaaCCTGCAAGTGTGCCATGGATCCAAGCAGTGCTGCTACGTTCTGATCAGTGATTTTTGAGCGTGTTCTGTTTATCCATTCCTTGAATTTCCTGCTCCCAGAGATTGGCCGTACATTCTGTTTCGGAGGCTGATGGCTGATGGCAACATGCTCTGGCTGTCTGGCACATGGTGTGAACAGATTTTCTTCTTGACGTCCGCGAACAGATTTTCTTTGTGTATTTATTATGGACCTCATGGTTGTGCAAATGTTAATTTATTGAAAGAGAATacgctctcttttttttccttacacGAACAGTACATGAGTACAGTACTAGAACAGGGTTGTGTGTTCTGAGCTGTTCCTGCACTTGCGTATGCTGCTGGATTGTTTATCGCGAGGGAGACTTGATCCCCAGGCAGTGACAATTCACAAGGACTACGGATACATCATCAGCAGCAAATCTCTCATGATAACACGCAAATTAGGATACATGCTTGCCGCTCGCAGGCACATCCGCACATGGGACTGACATGCGGCCTATAGCTTGAGGGAGTGCTCCAATGCGCCCTTTGAATTTGACATCCGCAAATTAGAAGAATTGCAAGATTGTTTAATTTCATGGCAGAGGTGCTCATCCCAAGAAGGATTCTCCAACGGGAATGTGATATCCTGACCTCACTACTCTAAACaaatggggaaaaaaaagaatactaCTGATAAGTAATCCTGAGCAGAATGGATTGGACCAGCTGACCTcaacagaagaaaaacaaggcaGGCATGGCTGGACCAGACCTCTCCTAGTCAGTAGTCACCTTCTAGATGAAGCAGCGTCGTCCCAACTCCCAAACCGGGTCACGCAAAGGACGGCCGTATTCTAGAGGCGGCCGAAATGGACAGGAGCGGGGAGCACGACGACACCTCGATCCCACAGGCCACAGGGGTTTCAGACGCTGACCCCTCCGCGGAAAAACCATGAGGAAAAAAGTCTGCGGTGCGGTTGGGCGCGGGCGGCAGATCAGAACACGGAAAGAAACATCACTAGTTGCGCGTGCATGCTCCAAATCCGCGACGCCATCGACACCTTGAGGCCATGGATGGACATGGAATGGAGGTCACACCTGGGCGCAGGCGCGCAGTTCTGCCAGGTGACAGCCCAATAATTAGGTTATCATTCCGGCCGCAGTGACGTTCAGGGACGGCACGGAGCTTTGTGTGTTTTTAATTGACTGACGGCAATCGTTTGTCACTTCTCTGTCCTGCACTTCTCGTTGATGGATAGCGTTATTCGGCGGTGCGGCAAAGCCATGGTATCTCGCTATCTTATCTTCATATCTTGTAGGCTTTTTTTTTTCGTGGAATTCTTGTGCTTGCGCTACCCGGAGGCCAAATGGCAAGTTGTGCAACGGTTCCGATTCTTTGCCGTTGCGTATGCCGCGTGGTTTGATGGGAGAGCTCGCGTTATGTTCTCGGCTCCCTACCGCCACAAGGTTCCCGGGTTACTCAAATTTCTGGATGCCATTCAGGCTAGTTGTTGATTGAGGTGCCACTTACCCAAACTCTAATTATTTTCTTCGCATATATCCTTTGTTCTACTTGCTCGATTGACAGGATGTATCATCAAGCACCACACCCATACGGAGTCAAAGCTAGACCATTTTATTAAGATCAAAGCAGACTTCCAGGCATAATTTTGTATTCAACAAATAAAAACTACTAAAAAATTCAATAGCAAAAGCATAAAGGTGCATGTACTCTGCAAATCTCTGATAAAAAGACATACCATTATTAGCAGTGCAAAATGTGAATCGCCGGGAGATTCTTCTTTTCAAATTTGTAGTGTTTTGTACGcaccttttttcttctttattcgAGGTTCTAGTTCCACAATCTATCTCCACTCTACCATCTTTGCATCATCATAACAGTAAAAGCAGAGCGGGAATAGATAAAAGGAGATGAACAACGAATCAAAAGCTCGTTACGTAAGACAAACTTTCAATCCTTTTAACCTACCTGCGACACTTTTTTCACATCTAGGTAACAGCAGCTAGACGATGATACATGAACAGCAACAACAGCAAGTGCCAAATTATCCTGCAGTGTCCTAACTCCTAAGCTGCTAAAGCATCTGTCAGTATCGGCGTGGCCAGTCGCCATTAACTACAACTAACCCGTGTTTGACAAACGGGCCACCTGTCGGTCTCCTGCCGTCACCGCGCGTTCATCAGTCTCGCAGCGAGATCTCGAACAGGTCGGACTCGGCCTCCGGGTCGCCGACGGACGCCGCGCCGGAGCCGGTGACGCTGTCCTTCCTGCTTTTGCTCGCCCGAAGCGCCTCCATCCACCCGGAGTCCACGCGGCCCATGGAGAAGAGCTCGCCGCTGTCGTCGAAGTCGAGCCCCATCGAGtcgctaccgccgccgccgccgcgggcgtcgACGGCGGACGCGGCGCGCACGAAGCACGGGTTCGCCGTGCGCCGCGCGTTCGCAGGCGCGTACCGGAACTTGCCCTGCCCGAGGTTGACCAGCGCCATGACGTCGAAGCTGGAGGCCAGCACCGGGTACAGCGGGCTCGCGAACGCCTCCGCGTTGCAGCTCACCGCGTGCACCAGCTGCCCGTCCACCGTGAAGAACACCTTCCGCTTCGCCGGCTCGAAGCCGCAACCCACCACCTTGTCCACGCCGACCCACGAGGACTTGTCCGATTCGTACACCAGCTTCATCCCTGGAACAATCCATCAAATGACTTTCAGTTTCAGATCACGTCTTGACCTCATCAAGAATTGTCGAAGCAGAGTGCTTTATGTGCGTTGCAAATCACGTACCGTCGAGGTAGACGGCGCCGTTGGAGTAGAAGCCGATGGACGACGCGTACGTCCCCGCCAGCGCCGGCCGTGCCGGAGCGGCGgacgcgacggcgaggccgagggACATGACCAGGTGCCTCTGCTTGTCCTGTTGATCGTCCTTGGAGGCTCTGCTTTCTTGGACCGGGTCCTTGGCGTCCGGTGCGAAGCTGATGAGCTTGACGCGGTCGCTCTCGCTGGCGCCGTCCCGGCCACGCCGGCTCGCCCTCGACGCCGACCATTCCGGCCGTTTCGTGTTCAGGTAGATGATGGTGATCTCGAAGTAGGCGTCCTGCGGGAAcggcgcgccggcgagcggcggccccGGCAGAGGCAGGCTCATCCTTGCGAGGCACAGCGCGCTGGGGTTGTTCcccgcgtcggcgtcgccgcggAGCGGGCTCGGGATGCTTCCGGGAAGCCACCTCTTGgtggacgacgcggcggcggcggcggcggccg contains:
- the LOC101758003 gene encoding uncharacterized protein LOC101758003, which gives rise to MAVLWLRLLLAVGLPIAALVAVAFLVYRRRSSPRNAPPELPEVAPAAGVEPTASPGLAKLNMRYSTASARVGLRFQQLHQHHHRVDVRHRGPGGAQQGPFQWADHPRLVTEAAENGWAQFVFAVAPPRSKSASSSPLWGTCPICDADTSRDMAEAAAWELPAGSSERMQAVRLNPAAAAAAASSTKRWLPGSIPSPLRGDADAGNNPSALCLARMSLPLPGPPLAGAPFPQDAYFEITIIYLNTKRPEWSASRASRRGRDGASESDRVKLISFAPDAKDPVQESRASKDDQQDKQRHLVMSLGLAVASAAPARPALAGTYASSIGFYSNGAVYLDGMKLVYESDKSSWVGVDKVVGCGFEPAKRKVFFTVDGQLVHAVSCNAEAFASPLYPVLASSFDVMALVNLGQGKFRYAPANARRTANPCFVRAASAVDARGGGGGSDSMGLDFDDSGELFSMGRVDSGWMEALRASKSRKDSVTGSGAASVGDPEAESDLFEISLRD